One Purpureocillium takamizusanense chromosome 12, complete sequence DNA window includes the following coding sequences:
- a CDS encoding uncharacterized protein (COG:C~COG:H~EggNog:ENOG503PAKK): protein MTNKTLYDVIIAGAGPVGLFLACELALARTSVLVLERDSTPDSPWKADPLGFRGLQTLSVESLYRRGLLDNITDVGKRPLAPEKGAGFQSGGTFAGIMLDASRLDLSRYKYRLPGKSLLPCPIIIGSFEQALTERAEELGVTISRGGGVASIVSQDASGITVGTEGGEHFHGRWLVGCDGARSAVRKAAGIDSVGTEARFTGYAAKCDLDHPESLKPGFHPTDNGMYIFRPPNMIYLTDFDGGAFDRTQEITRDHLQAIFSRVSGRSDVAITKVHLASAFTDRCRQATTYRKGRVLIAGDAAHIHAPLGGQGLNLGLGDAMNLGWKLGMTVRREVRNGEADLALLDTYEAERYPIATRMLAWTRTQVLALQPDEHSRALRTFIHDVMDTEDGVHLLLERTWGLSQRYELGHSHPLVGSSAPDLELKDGSRLGDKMRSGKGVLFNLEGNVALRVLIANGGHEDAVDCVEVGAHDARGLRALLVRPDGVVAWVATEGNQICVEGAKTALDRWFRV, encoded by the coding sequence ATGACCAACAAGACGCTCTATGACGTGATAATCGCTGGAGCCGGCCCTGTCGGGCTTTTTCTGGCCTGCGAGCTCGCCCTGGCGCGCACTTCCGTCCTCGTTTTGGAGCGCGACTCCACGCCCGACTCTCCCTGGAAGGCCGACCCGCTGGGCTTTCGCGGCCTCCAGACGCTGTCGGTCGAGTCGCTATACCGTCGCGGGCTACTGGACAATATAACCGACGTTGGGAAGAGGCCCCTTGCGCCCGAGAAAGGGGCCGGCTTCCAGAGCGGCGGCACTTTTGCCGGAATCATGCTAGACGCCAGCAGACTTGATCTCAGCCGCTACAAGTACCGCCTTCCTGGAAAGTCTCTGCTCCCCTGCCCTATCATTATTGGATCTTTCGAGCAGGCTTTGACGGAGCGTGCCGAGGAGCTGGGAGTCACAATATCACGTGGTGGCGGTGTTgccagcatcgtcagccAAGACGCAAGCGGTATCACGGTCGGAACCGAGGGCGGAGAGCACTTCCACGGGAGGTGGCTCGTCGGATGTGATGGGGCGCGAAGCGCCGTCCGCAAGGCCGCAGGGATTGACTCTGTCGGGACCGAGGCTCGATTCACTGGTTACGCAGCGAAATGCGACCTGGACCATCCAGAAAGTCTCAAGCCAGGCTTCCATCCGACCGACAACGGCATGTACATCTTCAGGCCACCAAACATGATCTACCTGACGGACTTTGATGGTGGTGCCTTCGACCGGACGCAGGAGATCACGAGGGACCATCTCCAGGCCATTTTCAGTCGCGTGTCCGGCCGTTCAGACGTAGCAATCACCAAGGTCCATCTCGCATCCGCCTTCACGGACcgatgcaggcaggcaacgACGTATCGCAAGGGCCGGGTGCTGATCGCGGGTGACGCTGCGCATATCCACGCGCCgcttggcggccagggcctaaatctcggcctcggcgacgccatgaATCTCGGGTGGAAGCTGGGCATGACGGTGCGACGGGAAGTTCGGAATGGGGAGGCGGATCTTGCGCTCCTTGACACGTACGAGGCCGAGCGCTATCCTATTGCGACACGGATGCTGGCCTGGACGCGCACGCAAGTGTTGGCTCTTCAACCCGACGAGCACAGCAGGGCCTTGCGAACGTTCATCCACGATGTCATGGACACTGAAGACGGTGTCCACCTGCTGCTCGAGCGGACTTGGGGGCTCTCGCAGAGGTATGAGCTCGGCCACAGCCATCCACTCGTCGGTAGCAGCGCTCCGGACTtggagctcaaggacggctCACGGCTGGGCGACAAGATGCGCTCCGGCAAAGGCGTCTTGTTCAACCTCGAAGGCAATGTAGCGCTTAGAGTGCTGATTGCCAATGGAGGCCATGAGGATGCGGTTGACTGTGTTGAAGTCGGAGCGCATGATGCTCGGGGTTTGCGGGCCCTTCTTGTCCGACctgatggcgtcgtcgcgtgGGTTGCTACGGAGGGAAACCAGATTTGTGTAGAAGGGGCAAAGACTGCTCTTGACCGATGGTTCCGTGTCTGA
- a CDS encoding uncharacterized protein (EggNog:ENOG503PD1P) gives MDSAGKDAAVAGKFRIAIIGSGPIGKLLACSAATHPRIEIVQYEADVLPLRPSFGYGVGPQTLLAARVLNPELGRQLEETCYTSRTWMRAWHGGVEDRFVANVEVPEGKVYGRVGRGELMELLDRALPEGRSTSDIRYGKRLADVRHVGPQQLELAFEDGTRASANAVWAADGVNSTCRKLVQGDSYRPPSYTGFLAFRGKVDTTKVAEAVGEPFSRESYSFVGAKGWHLLIFPIEDSTLTNVAAFCIEREQKKLSRASKVTMDELLGYFPGRNAKVDALLRLMQTETPGGCQRLELSHLGEIGSLVNADLCMTTFGDAANAMTPHIAGSMSCGFIGCTTFLHEEWNPRVLSGELPADASDAEIANALMEASRGYQEKHLPLAQRLVNASLEQASLWAGGIADVEVLRERPLFLWGCVDDRW, from the exons ATGGACTCCGCAGGGAAAGACGCAGCCGTTGCGGGCAAGTTTCGGATAGCCATCATCGGCTCCGGCCCGATAGGCAAACTGCTCGCCTGCTCAGCAGCAACGCACCCTCGCATCGAGATTGTCCAGTACGAGGCCGACGTTCTGCCTCTCCGACCATCGTTTGGGTACGGCGTCGGGCCGCAGACGCTGCTCGCAGCCAGGGTGCTCAACCCGgagctcggccgccagctcgaggagacATGCTACACATCCCGCACATGGATGCGTGCGTGGCACGggggcgtcgaggaccgcttcgtcgccaacgTGGAGGTGCCGGAGGGCAAGGTTTACGGACGCGTGGGTCGAGGCGAGCTCATGGAGCTATTAGACAGGGCACTGCCCGAAGGAAGAAGCACGTCAGACATCCGTTACGGAAAGCGCCTGGCAGATGTGCGACATGTCGGCCCACAGCAACTCGAGCTCGCCTTTGAGGATGGCACCAGGGCGTCTGCCAACGCGGTGTGggctgccgacggcgtcaacTCGACGTGCCGCAAGCTTGTCCAGGGGGACAGCTACCGCCCGCCGAGCTATACTGGGTTCCTTGCGTTCCGAGGCAAGGTCGACACGACCAaggtggcggaggcggttGGCGAGCCGTTTTCGCGCGAGTCGTACAGCTTCGTTGGGGCAAAGGGCTGGCATCTGCTCATCTTTCCGATCGAAGACAGCACTTTGACGAATGTGGCGGCATTTTGCATCGAGAGGGAGCAAAAGAAGCTGAGCCGTGCCAGCAAGGTGaccatggacgagctgcttggcTACTTTCCAGGCCGCAACGCCAAAGTAGACGCCTTGTTGAGG CTCATGCAAACGGAGACGCCGGGAGGATGCCAGCGCCTCGAGTTGTCGCATCTGGGAGAAATAGGGAGTCTGGTCAACGCAGACCTCTGCATGACGACgtttggcgacgccgcgaaCGCCATGACGCCGCACATTGCCGGGTCCATGTCGTGCGGCTTCATAGGCTGCACGACCTTTTTGCATGAAGAATGGAACCCGCGGGTTCTGTCGGGAGAGCTGCCGGCAGATGCTTCCGACGCGGAGATAGCCAATGCCCTGATGGAAGCATCCCGAGGATATCAGGAGAAGCACCTTCCGCTGGCGCAGCGCTTGGTCAACGCGTCTCTGGAACAGGCCTCGCTGTGGGCCGGCGGGATCGCAGATGTAGAGGTCCTACGAGAACGGCCCCTATTCCTCTGGGGTTGCGTCGATGACAGGTGGTGA
- a CDS encoding uncharacterized protein (COG:B~EggNog:ENOG503NYB6) — protein sequence MSAPTDSGNPPSFSQPSQHQGHGSKPLPPQAPRAQRVLSCVLCQQRKVRCDRSFPCANCVRHKARCVPATQVRQRRRRFPERELLDRLRQYEGLLRRNGVKFEPLHKASAAGKAPVRDCEDDNDNDEGDSDADAPPASAADGSSPWTAAQPEGAFEVRSIWQAMTQETQASTNSSDAPVASMVQSTVKSALDELGHDDDLLFGNQHQTLIDLSTLHPDAVDIFRLWQVYLENADPLFKVTHNPSLQRRIIAAAKNLASIERSLEALMFSIYSLATFSLTEEDCLDMFGLAKDDLQARYRFGCQQALMNARYLRSADRDCLTAFYLYLLSARLDSDPRSTSSMLAVALRIAQGMGIHKESCLSQLPPFEAEMRRRLWWAIMLYDSRLGEKTDLKDVPLSPTWDCKIPLNVDDSDLRGDMKELPKAKATSTQMLYVVVRCEIADFVRNASFHLDFTNPTLKPLARVLPDGGSLEDLERRIEHRHFAACDPENPIHFVTVWMTRTYIAKCRLLEHYSRGSGSQQADKQRDHAMSLALNLLESDTKMMTSPLVSGFLWHLQSYFPFPAYMHILQDLRQRPLSALATQAWDVLSDSCEARFPPPKPVANPLFIMFGKLVLGAWEAFEAVSESAEPRSVPRLVSSTRERDAARAQMMQCSVADGPGEVAYMSANGWFAAAPTGVEAEAFMMSTATHGDLEEVDPFTGLSSDASYPLNPGSYHI from the exons ATGTCCGCGCCGACCGACTCTGGAAACCCGCCCTCCTTCTCACAGCCTTCACAGCATCAAGGACATGGGTCAaagcccctccctccccaagCGCCCAGAGCACAGCGCGTTCTATCGTGCGTGCTCTGCCAGCAGCGCAAGGTGCGATGCGACCGCAGCTTCCCCTGCGCGAATTGCGTCCGGCACAAGGCGCGGTGTGTGCCGGCTACGCAGGTccgtcagcgccggcgccgcttcCCGGAACGCGAGCTCCTGGATCGGCTCCGTCAGTATGAGGGGCTGCTGCGAAGGAACGGCGTCAAGTTCGAGCCGCTTCACAAGGCGTCTGCCGCGGGAAAAGCGCCCGTTCGAGACTGCgaagacgacaacgacaatgACGAAGGCGACTCAGATGCCGATGCACCGCCCGCTAGCGCTGCCGATGGCTCTTCGCCCTGGACGGCTGCGCAGCCTGAGGGCGCTTTCGAAGTGAG AAGCATCTGGCAGGCCATGACCCAAGAA ACCCAAGCGTCCACAAATAGCAGTGACGCTCCCGTCGCCAGTATGGTGCAAAGCACGGTAAAGAGTGCATTGGACGAGCTAGggcacgatgacgacctcTTATTCGGTAACCAGCACCAAACCCTCATCGACCTCTCGACGCTCCACCCCGATGCGGTTGACATCTTTAGGCTCTGGCAAGTGTACCTCGAGAATGCAGATCCGCTCTTCAAAGTCACGCACAATCCCAGCCTGCAACGGCGCATCATCGCAGCGGCGAAGAACCTCGCCAGCATTGAGCGCTCTCTGGAGGCTCTCATGTTTAGTATCTACTCCCTGGCGACGTTTAGTCTCACCGAGGAGGATTGTCTGGACATGTTTGGTCTTGCAAAGGATGATCTGCAGGCCAGGTATCGTTTCGGCTGTCAGCAAGCCCTCATGAATGCCAGATACTTGCGGTCAGCAGACCGCGACTGTTTGACAGCGTTTTACCTTTACTTG CTCTCGGCTCGTCTCGACTCGGATCCGCGTTCAACATCTtccatgctcgccgtcgcaCTCCGCATCGCGCAGGGTATGGGGATCCACAAAGAATCGTGCCTCTCCCAGCTCCCTCCTTTTGAAGCAGAGATGCGCCGCAGGCTCTGGTGGGCAATCATGCTATACGACTCCCGCCTAGGCGAAAAGACCGACCTCAAGGACGTGCCGTTGAGCCCGACATGGGACTGCAAGATTCCTCtcaacgtcgacgactcTGATCTCCGCGGGGACATGAAGGAACTGCCAAAAGCCAAGGCGACCTCAACCCAGATGCTCTATGTCGTCGTACGCTGCGAGATTGCGGATTTCGTGCGCAATGCGTCGTTTCATCTGGACTTTACGAACCCGACCCTCAAGCCGTTAGCGAGGGTGCTacccgacggcggcagtcTCGAGGATCTGGAAAGGCGCATCGAGCATCGGCACTTTGCAGCGTGCGACCCTGAAAATCCGATTCACTTTGTCACCGTCTGGATGACGCGAACTTATATTGCCAAGTGCCGGCTGCTGGAGCACTACTCCCGAGGGTCTGGCTCTCAGCAAGCAGACAAGCAAAGAGATCACGCCATGTCACTAGCATTGAATCTCCTAGAAAGCGACACCAAGATGATGACGTCGCCTCTGGTCAGCGGGTTCCTCTGGCATCTGCAGTCATACTTCCCATTCCCGGCATACATGCACATTCTCCAGGACCTGCGGCAGCGCCCGCTCAGCGCGTTGGCCACGCAAGCTTGGGATGTCCTGAGCGATAGCTGCGAAGCCCGCTTCCCTCCACCTAAGCCTGTCGCGAACCCCTTGTTCATAATGTTCGGAAAGTTGGTCCTGGGCGCATGGGAGGCCTTCGAAGCGGTGTCCGAGTCGGCGGAGCCTCGGAGCGTCCCAAGACTCGTCTCGTCCACACGCGAGAGGGACGCTGCGCGGGCACAGATGATGCAGTGTTCTGTAGCGGATGGGCCGGGCGAAGTGGCATACATGAGCGCCAACGGCTGGTTCGCCGCGGCCCCAACCGGTGTTGAGGCGGAGGCGTTTATGATGAGCACGGCGACTCATGGTGATCTCGAAGAAGTGGACCCCTTTACCGGTCTCAGTTCCGATGCCTCATATCCGTTGAACCCTGGATCATATCATATTTAG
- a CDS encoding uncharacterized protein (COG:S~EggNog:ENOG503NY28~TransMembrane:10 (i44-63o83-105i112-130o142-164i173-193o199-220i308-335o366-389i401-423o429-454i)) has protein sequence MATQTPPGTVRLTARRDSTTKIIFHPKPTDDYDDPLNWSSGRKALHYSVVLFYIIVTWLILHADRGAWTELQQDLKLSNTDMAVATTLQYAGLGLTGIGFIPLAYRFGRRPIFLLSVAIQFGAAVGSAVISDKVGNLVTTTLIGVGASIAMTIVPMTIADLFFVHQFATMSGLFMFAQSVGAFLGPLVAGFLVDRASWRWMRCGNAIALAVNFVLVLFLLEESTFVPNTRCHSDIKTRAREPEAFYNRPYILFTDSEEPMDIVDMNRLMNVTPRHARKPSLDLPPEPKSLRERFAPITNTQRPIKERFLAPFVILVSFPAVAYTAVTYGGSMAWLEMMQYIMMTRLDKPPYNYTTQEIGVYNLAPFLGHLLGSLLVAPLSDLWVVRLANRNGGIYHPEMRLWVTLPAAVFICGGMLLFGIGIARGIPCFWPTLGFAMFAFGLSISLSIAVAYLIDCYHNVSGVQFKTR, from the exons ATGGCTACGCAGACGCCTCCCGGCACTGTCCGGTTAACGGCGAGGAGAG ACTCGACCACCAAGATCATCTTCCACCCGAAGCCTACAGACGACTACGATGACCCGCTG AACTGGTCAAGCGGGCGGAAAGCCCTGCACTACTCGGTCGTTCTTTTCTACATCATAGTAACATGGCTGATCCTTCACGCCGACCGTGGGGCCTGGacggagctgcagcaggaccTGAAGCTGAGCAACACGGacatggccgtggccaccACTCTTCAGTAcgcgggcctcggcctgACGGGCATCGGCTTCATCCCGCTTGCCTACCGTTTCGGCCGACGGCCCATCTTCTTGCTCAGCGTGGCGATCCAGTtcggggccgccgtggggTCCGCCGTCATATCCGACAAGGTAGGGAACCTGgtcacgacgacgctgaTCGGCGTCGGGGCATCCATCGCCATGACCATTGTGCCCATGACGATTGCGGACCTGTTCTTCGTGCACCAGTTCGCGACCATGAGCGGGCTCTTCATGTTCGCGCAGAGCGTGGGGGCGTTCCTGGGCCCCCTGGTTGCCGGGTTCTTGGTCGACCGCGCGAGCTGGCGATGGATGAGGTGCggcaacgccatcgccctgGCCGTCAACTTCGTCCTGGTGCTGTTCCTGCTGGAGGAGTCGACCTTTGTCCCCAACACGAGGTGCCACTCCGACATCAAGACCAGGGCCAGAGAGCCCGAGGCGTTTTACAACAGGCCGTATATCCTATTCACGGACAGCGAGGAGCCCATGGACATTGTCGATATGAACCGCCTCATGAACGTCACGCCCCGCCACGCGCGGAAGCCGAGCCTCGACCTGCCCCCCGAGCCCAAGTCACTGAGGGAGCGCTTTGCCCCGATCACCAACACCCAGAGGCCCATCAAGGAGCGCTTTCTGGCGCCGTTTgtcatcctcgtcagctTTCCCGCCGTGGCGTACACGGCGGTCACGTACGGCGGGTCCATGGCGTGGCTCGAGATGATGCAGTACATCATGATGACGAGGCTGGACAAGCCCCCCTACAACTACACCACGCAAGAGATTGGGGTGTACAACCTGGCCCCCTTTCTTGGCCATCTCCTCGGCAGTCTGCTGGTGGCGCCGCTCAGCGACCTCTGGGTGGTGCGGCTCGCGAACAGGAACGGCGGCATCTATCACCCCGAGATGCGGCTGTGGGTTACTCTGCCTGCTGCCGTTTTCATCTGCGGCGGGATGCTCTTGTTTGGCATCGGTATCGCCCGG GGGATCCCTTGCTTTTGGCCCACCCTGGGGTTCGCGATGTTTGCCTTTGGCCTCAGCATAAGTCTGTCCATCGCGGTCGCATATCTCATCGACTGCTACCACAACGTGAGTGGCGTACAATTCAAGACACGATGA
- a CDS encoding uncharacterized protein (COG:S~TransMembrane:12 (i44-63o83-105i112-130o142-164i173-193o199-220i308-335o366-389i401-423o429-453i465-484o496-517i)~EggNog:ENOG503NY28), with translation MATQTPPGTVRLTARRDSTTKIIFHPKPTDDYDDPLNWSSGRKALHYSVVLFYIIVTWLILHADRGAWTELQQDLKLSNTDMAVATTLQYAGLGLTGIGFIPLAYRFGRRPIFLLSVAIQFGAAVGSAVISDKVGNLVTTTLIGVGASIAMTIVPMTIADLFFVHQFATMSGLFMFAQSVGAFLGPLVAGFLVDRASWRWMRCGNAIALAVNFVLVLFLLEESTFVPNTRCHSDIKTRAREPEAFYNRPYILFTDSEEPMDIVDMNRLMNVTPRHARKPSLDLPPEPKSLRERFAPITNTQRPIKERFLAPFVILVSFPAVAYTAVTYGGSMAWLEMMQYIMMTRLDKPPYNYTTQEIGVYNLAPFLGHLLGSLLVAPLSDLWVVRLANRNGGIYHPEMRLWVTLPAAVFICGGMLLFGIGIARGIPCFWPTLGFAMFAFGLSISLSIAVAYLIDCYHNMIGDAFVGVAVVRNALGAAASIGIIPWLDGMGLQNVFILGTALSPLVLGIPVVLLFWGRKLRGLTADKYRHYSLAAIPPVNMKDMCVQ, from the exons ATGGCTACGCAGACGCCTCCCGGCACTGTCCGGTTAACGGCGAGGAGAG ACTCGACCACCAAGATCATCTTCCACCCGAAGCCTACAGACGACTACGATGACCCGCTG AACTGGTCAAGCGGGCGGAAAGCCCTGCACTACTCGGTCGTTCTTTTCTACATCATAGTAACATGGCTGATCCTTCACGCCGACCGTGGGGCCTGGacggagctgcagcaggaccTGAAGCTGAGCAACACGGacatggccgtggccaccACTCTTCAGTAcgcgggcctcggcctgACGGGCATCGGCTTCATCCCGCTTGCCTACCGTTTCGGCCGACGGCCCATCTTCTTGCTCAGCGTGGCGATCCAGTtcggggccgccgtggggTCCGCCGTCATATCCGACAAGGTAGGGAACCTGgtcacgacgacgctgaTCGGCGTCGGGGCATCCATCGCCATGACCATTGTGCCCATGACGATTGCGGACCTGTTCTTCGTGCACCAGTTCGCGACCATGAGCGGGCTCTTCATGTTCGCGCAGAGCGTGGGGGCGTTCCTGGGCCCCCTGGTTGCCGGGTTCTTGGTCGACCGCGCGAGCTGGCGATGGATGAGGTGCggcaacgccatcgccctgGCCGTCAACTTCGTCCTGGTGCTGTTCCTGCTGGAGGAGTCGACCTTTGTCCCCAACACGAGGTGCCACTCCGACATCAAGACCAGGGCCAGAGAGCCCGAGGCGTTTTACAACAGGCCGTATATCCTATTCACGGACAGCGAGGAGCCCATGGACATTGTCGATATGAACCGCCTCATGAACGTCACGCCCCGCCACGCGCGGAAGCCGAGCCTCGACCTGCCCCCCGAGCCCAAGTCACTGAGGGAGCGCTTTGCCCCGATCACCAACACCCAGAGGCCCATCAAGGAGCGCTTTCTGGCGCCGTTTgtcatcctcgtcagctTTCCCGCCGTGGCGTACACGGCGGTCACGTACGGCGGGTCCATGGCGTGGCTCGAGATGATGCAGTACATCATGATGACGAGGCTGGACAAGCCCCCCTACAACTACACCACGCAAGAGATTGGGGTGTACAACCTGGCCCCCTTTCTTGGCCATCTCCTCGGCAGTCTGCTGGTGGCGCCGCTCAGCGACCTCTGGGTGGTGCGGCTCGCGAACAGGAACGGCGGCATCTATCACCCCGAGATGCGGCTGTGGGTTACTCTGCCTGCTGCCGTTTTCATCTGCGGCGGGATGCTCTTGTTTGGCATCGGTATCGCCCGG GGGATCCCTTGCTTTTGGCCCACCCTGGGGTTCGCGATGTTTGCCTTTGGCCTCAGCATAAGTCTGTCCATCGCGGTCGCATATCTCATCGACTGCTACCACAAC ATGATTGGCGATGCCTTCGTCGGTGTGGCAGTCGTGCgcaacgccctcggcgcggccgcctccatcggcATCATCCCCTGGCTGGATGGCATGGGGCTCCAAAACGTCTTCATTCTGGGCACGGcgctctcgccgctcgtcctcgggaTACCGGTCGTTTTGCTCTTCTGGGGGCGGAAGCTCCGCGGCCTCACTGCCGACAAGTATCGGCATTACTCTCTCGCGGCCATCCCTCCAGTTAACATGAAGGATATGTGTGTGCAGTGA